From the genome of Trichosurus vulpecula isolate mTriVul1 chromosome 6, mTriVul1.pri, whole genome shotgun sequence:
CTTCAGCTACAGGGGAGACTAAAGTTGCTAGATCACTTGAGCCCCAGAGTTCTGAGTTGTAGTATGCTAAGCCATTTGGGCATCTGCACTGTTTGACATTATTACAGTATGGTCAGCCCCTAGAAGAAGGGAGGCACCAAGCTGCCTGAGGAGGGACAAAGCAGCccaggtcaaagcttctgtggTGGTCAGCTCAGCAGTGGGACtggacaagacagagagagacagacaggggttgggtggtgagagagagagagaaagagagagggagagagagagagagagagagaaacagagagggagagagagagagagagggagagggagagggagagggagagggagagagagagagagagagagagagagagagagagagagagagagagagagagagagagagaaagggagagggagagacagagagacagagagagagtttgAACTTTGTATGGTTTATTATAGGATGGTCTAACCAAGATAGCATTAAACTTGGATCTTATTTTTGTCACTAACTATCTGCATAACCCTGGGCATAAGATTTAATCTTTCTgtatctcacttttctttttttcttttctttttttttagatatttgaaATACAACTTTATTATGATCTAAACgaaaagggaatgggaatgaCAGTAACAAACAAGATTCACCACTGAATATTGTGATGGGACTGCAGCAGTCATATTTGAAACTCAAGGGGATGTAAATGCAGTCCAAAACAGCTAAATACGCAGGTCcaaaatatgaattatatatttttttaactgCTACATTCACTCTGAAGCCCATTCATTTCCTTCAGCATCCCAAAGATTAAGCACATGTTCTGTTCAGCTATATAATAAAGTGGCAAATACGCTACACCACTGACATCACAGGGCAGTTGCCTATAAAACTAGACCTCTGACGCTGGGCTCTAGCTTCATTCCCTTACAGATCATCATCTCCATCAGGGAGCGCAGTTGTCTGAGCAATCTGTAAGTCCTGCTCATACTGTGCTGCCAGTGCTGGGTCCATGACAACCTCCGGAGGTGCAAGAGCAGGCATGGCAACAAACTCCAAATTGGGGTCTCCAATAAGTTTTCTAGCAAGCCAAAGGAAGGGCTTCTCAAAGTTGTAGTTACTTTTGGCTGAGATGTCATAGTACTGGAGATTCTTCTTCCTATGGAAGACAATTGATTTTGCCTTGACGTTTCTGTCCTTAATATCCACTTTGTTGCCACACAACACTATAGGGATATTTTCACATACTCGTACCAGATCTCTATGCCAGTTAGGTACATTCTTGTAGGTAACTCTTGATGTTACATCAAACATCATAATGGCACACTGAGCTTGGATGTAATAACCATCTCTCAGACCACCAAATTTCTCTTGGCCAGCTGTATCCCATACGTTGAATTTAATAGGACCTCTGTTAGTGTGGAACACAAGAGGATGGACCTCAACACCCAGGGTGGCTACATCCTTCTTCTCAAATTCACCAGTCAAGTGACGCTTTACAAATGTTGTTTTTCCAGTACCTCCATCTCCAACTAATACAAGTTTGAACCACACTTGGGGTTCTCCTTGGGCGGCCATCGCGATGGTTCTTCCAGAAGCGTCTCCGTCTCCGCCTGACTGAACGATCTGTATCTCACTTTTCTTAAACAGCCTAGTGCCTATTATGGTACTTACACAGTTCtcaataaatatagaaaaaaagaatgaataattcCAGTTAGTAATTGGGAATTACAGTGACATCCTATCACCCGGATAGGTTTAAGTTGAGAAGTCCTAAGAACCTTCTGTctggatgtgtgtatgtgttggccTGATCTTGGTAATCATTTTCTGTGAAATACAGCATTTTTAATGAAGTATAACAAAGGAAACAATTCATTGGGAACGAGTTGGCCcaatggagagaatgctggacttggagtcagacagaccagagtctcagatacttacttcctaggtgtgtgacccttggaattcacttaacttctgtctgactcagattcgtcatctgtaaaatgggcacataatagcatttaccaacagggctgttgtgaggactgtgtaagataaaatttgtaaagtgctatataaatgataattaGTATCCTGCTCTTTCCCCCTCTACTctgcccctcctccactccaGCAGTTGATGCACCATCCTGAACTTCACGGGGCAGCATCTCATCTCACTTGGTTTGTTTTCTAAGGGAAGAGTGAGCATAATGTTTGCTTGCTCCTGGCGAGGCTCTGGGGTCATAGGTTTTCCGTCTGTCATTGCAgttctttttgcttcagttccaGTACTACCGGGGTGGTGGAAACAAAGAGCTCCACAGTTTCTGCCTGGTGTTGATTCTTCCTTGGGTATCCAGTGCTGACAGCTCACTTGGCAGTGAGTATATTTTGCCTGGGAGATTTAACAGATTTGGAGCTGAGAGAGACAAAGTGGCCCGAGTGCTTTTTCTATCCTCTCCTTCCCCCGAGTCATTCATTCAATAACCCACCAAACTGGTGTCTGGCTAAAGGTTGCCAACCCCCAAGGACTGTTGTCGCTCCCCATCTCAAAACCTTGGGGCTTCTAGAGTTGTTGAAACCCAAAGAATGTTCTACGATCCACAGCTCTTTGCAGCTAATTTTCTACTATGACAAGGAGCACTTTTGGTGCTTCATTATACATCAATCTGACTGCCCTTATCCTCCTGCTAAACCTGAACCTCCAGGGCTATCCTGGAGCTGAATCAGTCGCTGAAACTCTAAAGAGAAGGCTTCCATTTTCCTTCCACTTCTAAGAAAGAGATGGGCTTAGGGCCAATATCATGCAGCAATGGTTTCCAGTTTCCTGACCCTTctggaaagaaggaatggagaaaatggcaGTCATTTAGAAGCAAGAGTGAAATTGAGTAAGATCTCACAATCtccatttgtttgtttctcttcccttttgttgaGAAAGAGCTTGGGGCTGGGAAATAGAAGTTACCAGGAGGTAGGAAATTTTTGCTTTGGTCCCaacctctgattttatttgtgaagAGTACTTCTGATGTCAAAATTTTCTCTACTGTTGCAGATTTGCAACTCATTTGCAAAGTATTTGAGTTTCAAAAGGCACTGAGAGAAGTATCGTTCTCATAGTGATAAAGATAGcatatgtcagaagtaggatttgaacccaggtgttcctgattctgaggctagCCTACTCTTGTACATTGCCTACCTGGAGATAATTCATATTCATAACTAACCAAGAAGGATGAGACATTAGGAGAGAGGGCCCACATCTAGCTGCAGGCATGTTGAGGAGTCTTCACAGAAGAGGTAGCACCTGATAGAACcttaaagggagaaaagaattgtAATCTCTCTGTTCTACTGGGTGACCTAATGGAAATAACACTTAACTTGGTTCTCATCATGGATTTTTTACTGTGTTTGTAATCCTGAGCACAAAACTCATCTCCAGACCTTACTTATCTTACAGGCAATATGGAAACTATAATGTCTGTCCATGAGGAACTATTGTGGTAGCATAACGATATAATAAGATTGTAGCTTTAGAGCTGCTCCCAAACCCTCATGTTACAGGTAAATTAATAGGGCTAGAGATGGAATGTCTCACCCCAAGTCATACAGGTACCCTTGCACACAGGTAGCATCCAGGACTCAAAGCAAGGTCTTCCAATTCCAAGTTTGCTGCTGTTCCTACTATGCTTTTTAATAAACAGAAAAGGATTTCAGAAAGGAACTCAGGGCTATCAATATATAGGGTATAatagaccttagaggccactttgtccaaatccttcattttacagatgagaaaactgaggcccagagaggttgtgagaGGTTGCCAAAGAAAGgttgcccaaagtcccacaggAAATAAATtatggggcaggatttgaacctagatcctctgattcaaaatccagtattctttctgctggaccatcctcccttttatcacacaTGTCAGTGGTAGTGAACCCTTGCTAGGAGCTTGTTAAGCAGAGGATACAGAGAATAGTGTTCCTTAGTTAGTCACAGCCTACACTGGGGAGGTCTTATAAGTTCAGGTGATGTCATCAAGCATCTATAAATGCCTCCATGTTTATCTGAATTAGATTAGGAAGCATTTTGGAAGCTGGCCTACTTTTTGTAATTAATCTCACTGTTTTCCAAACTAGAAGGTGATCTAAGTTGAATAGCTGCAGCAAAGATTCAGTCATGTTGTCACATTGCTATTatcaatataaacagaaattggaggtaggaggagaagtATTAACTGCCATGACAGCCACAAGCACAGCATATCATCTTGGCAAAT
Proteins encoded in this window:
- the LOC118853734 gene encoding GTP-binding nuclear protein Ran-like: MAAQGEPQVWFKLVLVGDGGTGKTTFVKRHLTGEFEKKDVATLGVEVHPLVFHTNRGPIKFNVWDTAGQEKFGGLRDGYYIQAQCAIMMFDVTSRVTYKNVPNWHRDLVRVCENIPIVLCGNKVDIKDRNVKAKSIVFHRKKNLQYYDISAKSNYNFEKPFLWLARKLIGDPNLEFVAMPALAPPEVVMDPALAAQYEQDLQIAQTTALPDGDDDL